The Delphinus delphis chromosome 2, mDelDel1.2, whole genome shotgun sequence genome contains a region encoding:
- the LOC132420077 gene encoding potassium voltage-gated channel subfamily E member 3-like, translating into METTNGTETWYESLHAVLKALNATLHSNLLCRPGSDNLTEERRASLPGHDDDSYMYILFVMLLFAATVGSLILGYTRSRKVDKRSDPYHVYIKNRVSML; encoded by the coding sequence ATGGAGACCACCAATGGGACTGAGACCTGGTATGAGAGCCTGCACGCTGTGCTGAAGGCTCTAAATGCCACTCTTCACAGCAACTTGCTCTGCCGGCCAGGGTCAGACAACCTGACTGAGGAGAGGCGGGCCAGCCTACCTGGCCACGATGACGACTCCTACATGTACATTCTCTTTGTCATGTTACTATTTGCTGCCACTGTGGGCAGCCTCATCCTGGGATACACGCGCTCCCGCAAAGTGGATAAGCGCAGTGACCCCTATCATGTATACATCAAGAACCGTGTGTCTATGCTCTAA